Within Takifugu flavidus isolate HTHZ2018 chromosome 12, ASM371156v2, whole genome shotgun sequence, the genomic segment ttctctctctctctctccctctcacactttcacacacatcgAAATCTTTTCCGTTCTTTCTCTCAGATTATCGATCCATTTGTCGAAGTGGAGATCATCGGCCTGCCAGTGGATTGCTGTAAGGAACAGACAAGAGTCGTTGACGACAATGGTAAGAGGAGAAAAGTGTCAGAATTTGCTGCCTGCCCTGCTGTCGGTGGTGGCAGCCTGTTCCTGTACTCGGGTTTGACTCTAATTTGACAAAATCCTCATCTGCAATTTTATTTGCATGACCGATCTGTTCCACACCTACAATTCAGCAGTCTGCTAAAGTGCAAAGAGACTTTTAAGTTATTAAAACTTTTCAATTCTTAAGGCACGTTTCCACTCCAGGAGTTCCTAGTAAATACTGAGGGATGGAACTTTACAGGAACCGTTCCTCTCACTTGGCCCTCTCGATGGTCGAGTCTCCACTGTGGGTTAGGACCTTTCACAGATGTCACGAGTGTCCATTGCTGCCTAATCGGTGTGCAACAGTTTTGTTCTTGTCGTCAGCCGGGTGGGCCGCCAGAAGCAAAAATAATCACAATGAAAACAAGAAAGAAGAAGTAGGTAAACATGGATGGAGCTGACATGGTGTAATAGTCTAAGAGAATATGAATTCCTACAGCTCTGTGAAGTCCATGtgacattttgattttgttctGATCTAAGTAAATAGCCGGGATGAAGGACTCGATTCGgcagttcctgcagtggagacacgcACCAATGGCCCCGGCCCCGTAAAATTCCCCTAAAGTTCCTACAGTGGAAACGTGCCTTAGATGTCACAGGTTCTTCAAGAAACACTGATGGAATGGTAGCTGCAACTTCAAGTGAAGCACATGCTCCACAGACATCAACCCGCTCTGCCGCCATGTGTCATCAGTGTCAGTGCCCCTTTTCATTCAGTCTTTCTAGACAACTGGCAAGTCAAGCGAAGAAGTACCCATTTGTGGAACGCGTTGTCATTGTGGGAGATGAACCAACTATTTTATTGACCTTTTACCCAGCACGCAGCATGACTTGATGCCACTGTATTGGAAGTAAACACATTGATTGACCAATGACTCGTAAAAACTCAACACGCTGCATGTGTATTAGCTTGTAAGCTGTGTCCGCAGAGGTATTTGGAATCATTATCCTTCTTAAACACGGACATTATTGGCTGAATATTGACGGTTATTTTTAGAGCAGTAATGAAATGATGCCATAGTCACAGATGCTGGACGTGAAGCTATGATATACTTCCAGTATTGAAAGTCTGATGAATTAATCAGCAGGATAAACATAATGAAGCAGGTCTGCTGCTGGCACCCTCGAATTGTCCCCACATTTGATGGCACCCGGAAGGGGGGAGGGACAAAAGCATCCTGTCGGAAAGGTTATGGAACCCTGACAGTTCAACAGTGTAATAAGATTAGTCAACAGGGCATTGATCCATGAAAAACTTACTTTAACACATCACTACCTGTATAGATGTACTCTATAAATTGCGCAACATATATGGTTTTCGCTTTGTTAAAGTATTGCTGTAATGATTTTTGTatgcacacatttttttcctccaggcttTAATCCCGTTTGGGAGGAGACACTGTCCTTCACCCTTCACATGGCTGAGGTGGTTCTGGTGAGGTTCCTTGTCTGGGATCACGACCCAATTGGAAGGGACTTTATTGGTCAGCGAACTGTTGCCTTCAGTAGCCTGATGCCAGGTCAGTTCTATTTCCATATATTCTgtatgttttattatttcttcctgtttcatggtgtttcatttgtttattgATCCATGATTTACTTGGTTTTTGCAATGACAGGTTACAGACACGTATACTTGGAAGGACTGACTGAAGCTTCCATTTTTGTGCATGTGTCGGTGCATGACGTATATGGGAAGGTAAGAGCCGTACGGTCCTCTTTCTGTTTTcttattcatttcttttcatgtttatacatttatacatCAGGCATACATAGTAACACACGCTATACTCCTTAAATCCTTTGTCCTTCTAGTGGAGCCCTCTAGTCCTGAATCCCAGCTATACCATAATGCACTTTCTTGGATCTAACAAGGTATCCAGGTGTCCTAGATTCTGTGTGGAGCTGCATGAGAAATGTATGCGGCACAAATGAGCATATTCGGTGAATTGGGTGTTTGTGACATTAAGTGCTGAATAACATCTGTTGttacatttgtttttatgtaaatattgtTGGGTCGTGTGATGGAAAGATGTCGTGTGATGTAAAGGTGTTATACTATGCGGCGTAAGTGTGCATGATTGATCCCGCATGGTTTCGTGCGTAGTCTAATGCAAATCAGGGACAAGGGTGCCCCCTGCAGGCAAGTTACAGCATGGCTCTGTACCCTTACTGTGGCGTATTTTTGTATTGATGTGATAAAAATGAGCATCTGTGTGGAAAACTGTAACCTCCTGTTTTCTCCTTGATGACATTTGTATTTCTCTGCTGTCCTGTTTCAACTACCAGGGTCATCAGCTACGAGGTATCCGCGGACTGTTCAACCGTTCTTCCAAGTCCTCCATAGAAACGAATTCTGGTGGCCTTCGGAAGCGTTCCATCAGCGACCACCTCCTGCGGCGTACGGCCAGCGCCCCGGCAAagggaaggaagaaaacaaagatggcCCTCTCGGAGTCGGTGGCTTCCATTTCAGAGCAAAAGAACGGCACAGATACTTTAATGGGAGATGAGGGCACGTCAGTGAGGGTAGGAGGGGTGGAGAAGCCACTCCAGCCACGGGCTCCTCTCACTCACAGACCCATCTCCATGCCCTTAGATAGGCTTTTGCAAGGGCAGTTATCCATCTGCTCTCCAGAAAAGGAGCCCCGTGACCTGGGTGCTGACGCTGTTATTGGTGAGCGTTTTACCTAGAATCCTATAAGAGTTCCCTGAATTTCAGACTGAAAGATGCAATATTCTTTATTCGTTTGCTAATATAAACACAACAAGCCATTAAAATCTGTGCGATTAATACTCAATTGTTGTAACTCTTTAAACTTCTTTTTGTAACTATTATTCTTGAAACGGCATGTCATTTGGAGGCATGTATGACGTAATTTTCTCTGCCATACATTCTGCTCTATTCAAAACACAAATAACCTTGTGAACTGACTACAGCTTTCCCTCCATGATGCCTTAACATGCCTTTTCTGTCCCATCTTCATTTACTGTGCTTCTCTGTAGTAGAGAACTGACTAGGATATTCCTGCAGGTAATCTCAAATCCCTCTGTCTGGCAGTTGCATCAGTCAAAAACATGCCAGCATTGCGTCCACCCAGTGTATTTTGTTCCAAAGTGGTCTGGAAATATATTGCTGTGTCATTCTATTCCATGTGACTAACCCGATCTCATTTGACCATATCGTTCCCAATCTGATATATGTggagtcttttctttttaaagacaaaaaaatgaaaaaactcCACAGCCTCATTGTTCCAGTGTCCCTTTCACAGTTGCACTCGGTGATCCATTTGTCTGTGTATTGCTATCGCCTTGTATTGGCTGGACTGTTATTTGTTGTCATTTATTTGGTTGGTCAGTGGGATTGATGTTTTGTGACTAATACTGGGcgtataataataattattctatCTGTGTCCACAGGAGGTTGTCCCTTCAACATGCCCAGGTCTTCCTCTTTGGACCCTTTCATTGAATCATCATTCTCTGTCAAGCCAAACACATCCTCCCCCTGTAAAGTTTTGGtccaggaaaagaaagacaCTGGCCAGTCAGCGGAAACCTCTTATCTGGTTATTGGTGGCAGAGAGACGAGCAAGGAACACGATTATGTCAATTACCAGGGTGAGGATAAAGATCTGGACAAATCAAAGATCCTCTCCACTGGAACGGAAAAGAGCTGTTTTGTTTCACCTGTTATAAACTTCCCCATGCGTTCAGATAAACCAGAGACATTATCAAGCAGCACAACATTCACAGTTGCACTCTCTGTcgcctcatcttcctcctctggccCTCCCCCTGTGTCTCCTCGTTCCCCTCTCAGCATGGATCACGATCTGAAGTGTCCCAGCTCCTTACATGACAGCAACATCTCCAGACTTATTGATGCAGTGTCCTTAAGCAATGAACTAGAGTCAAATGGTTCTATTTCTGCTTTGATTGGTCAGTTTGAAAGCCCTGTTAACCAAAGCAACCTTACAACCATGTCCCACAAAACTCCTCTCTGTCTGAAGTCTGTCCAGGACTTAAGTTCTCCTCTCAGGACTAATGCTGCACCAACAAATGAGATAGCCCTAAATAGTCCCCACCAAGCAAACAATATGAAACCTGGACTCATTTCCCAGGCAGATGGACCCACTTGTGCTCTCTTCTCTAGCCCAGAAACTGCTGAACTCGAGGAGGTCTATACCATTCTTGACGAGGAGGTTCTGTTGCCTATTTCAGCATACAGTCAGAGTAAAAGCCCGATCCAGGTTCAGGCTCATACCGTGGACAGTACACCCTCTAAAATCCTGGGCCTCTCTCCAGCAAAAGCAGTTCATAGCATAGACAAAGACCACACATTAGGATGGAATGATATGCAACATAAGAGGGGTGGGAGTGAAAAAATTGAGGAGATGGAGGAACGCGTGTATGAGGAAGTATTTGATCCCCCAGCACCAGTTCGCAACATAGAATGGTATTCTTCTAAAAAATACACCAACACCTCTGCAAACAGAGACTCCTTCCAGTTTCTCCAAGACTCAGCTGTTAACAGTTTTTCAGAAGTGGAGTTAAATGTAGATGAGGACCCATATGGAATTACATCGCTCAGTCATGAGAGCCGCTGGCAGGAGCTCCTCAGCCCAACCAAACGACTGGTTGTTTACCAAAACCAAGAGTCCACCCCCAACCACgccaaacaaaaacagccttcTTCATACTGTGATTATCAGCAAAGGTGCCTGTCACATGCATCTAATGTAGCACTTTCACCAATTCCCTCCCCAAAGACTCATCAGCTGTCCAACAATCACCAACACCACAATAACTTCCATCCTTCGCCCTTCCATAGGACAGCAAACGTTAGATCTCCCAACCCTAGTTTGTTCCATTCCAAGAACTACCCAGCTCTTCAGAGAGATTCTGAGAGCCCCCGCAACGGTAGAGACTTTAACACTTCATGCACACAGCAAAGGAGCTATGAGGCCAGGCCTTATCAAGATTGGTCAGGGTATAAACAGAAAGAACAGGAACAACTAAGGTACTTCAAAAatggcctctcctcctctgaaaGCCTTGCACAGAACAATGCCAGAGACAGTGGGCCCTATTCTCCTCCACTGGATGCTGTTTATAGTCATGTGGACTATGACTGCTTCACCCCTAAAATGGAGTTTCCCCCAAACCCCCAACCACACTGCCAAAGTTGGACTCAATTACCCACCCCAAAACAATCATGGGACCAAAAGGTTTCCATCAACAATCAAGCACAGCCTGATTCCACTGTTTCCTTACAATCAAATGTAGGCGCGAACTCTGGGTCTTGTATCACAGACTCTGCAGGCCCCAACACGTGCAAGTCCAAGTCTCTGGGAGACCTCACATCAGAAGACATATCATGCAACTTTCAGAGCAAATACCGCATCATCAGTCGCAGTTTTATCACCCACCAAATGCGAAAGCAACGAGCTAGGACTGCCTTGGGTGAAGGAACTTACCAGTCACAGTCTTGCGATCCACTTACGGAACAGCTACGGAAACTGGTCAGTCTGGAGGGCGAAGACAGAGACAGCGATATACCCCAGGAGCAGCCTTTGCACCAGGCTGCAAACCCATCATGGTCTCATCCACAGTCAACAGGCGAACCCCCTGCTGTTCCCAGGGATCCAGATGATTCCCCTCCACCCCTCACGCGGCGGCTATCCTCTCGGAGTCAAAGCCGCGTCCGGCACATCAACAGCCGTGCCCGCGAGAGACAGCAAGAGGCTCTGAAGCCTCGAACTGGCGCGGCCATTAATGGTAGCTCTGGTATTGGTGGGGTGGTACTGAGGAATAAACCGACCTCACAATACTCACTCGCCAACAGACACTCGACCGGCTCTTACATAGCCGGCTACTTTGGTCAACTTGAAGACAGGGGACTTCCTGAGGGTGCTTGCACATCATTGCATCATAGAAATGGGGACAGTTACGGAGATCTGTGTTATACAGGCGACTCACTTCCACCTGCTGACTCCATCCACTCTGCATCCGAGCCAGAGGTCTACTTCCTACTCAGACTGTAGCTCTGATTGCTGACGCTcggatgaagatgaaggaccCACAGTAGATGCTTACCACCGTCTGGCACCATCCACTGGTCATTACTCTGGGCTATTTCTAATAATTTTAGAGGAACATACAATCCTACAATATAAGTGTAACATTACATATAATCCATTGTTGGATCTGACAGCATGAATTTCCTGTGAAGCGTCCACTGTTCAGTAGTGAATGGTCTAGTCTGGCAGTGTAATGTCTATATCCCGCTCGATGTGTTAATGTTCTTGGGAAGTTTGATCCGTAGACTGATTGTACAGATACGTGTCACCTTTGTCCATGTGATGTACTGTTAAAATTTGTACCTTTGAAGCAAAAAggacgtttttttttcttctaaaaaaaagagggaatgtCCTTGCTACCATTCGAATGTTTCGAATTTTAGTATGTGTTTTCAGAGATCAAATGTAAGTCTTCCTAATCTTTTCGGTGGTATTTCCTCATCTGTTGTGTCGTGTGTAAATATCAATGTCATGGCCATCTGAGGTTCTAGTTGAGAGCAAAATCCTAACTGTTTGTGCATGTTATCTTTGAACATGTCAGGCATGACTATGCACCAATTTATACACTAGATGTTGAATCACCCCAAATTGCACCAAACACAGTGTTGCATTGGGAAGAACAGAGTTACGGAGGCTCGTTTTTGGAACGGTTGGACTCGTTTCGATCTCTATGATTTGTAATCTTGGAAACACAATTGCAGCTTTTAAAGAGAGGGCGTTaataggtttttatttttataattgcTTTGATACAGACCGCAAAAATGATATCTTGTCTGTTAtggttattttgttttttataactGGAGTGAAAAATGAGAAACAACAGGAAGGGCACCAGGAAAGCCGTTTTTTTTCTATCATTTCAGTGTTGCAAcatccttttttctttatacGTTGCTCATTGGAGGACCGAGAGCATTTTCCTACCAATGCAATAAAATCTTTGATTCTGAAAACgtttattttctgctttcttttcaGCTTAAGCTAAAAGTCAGTTCATTTTACAGACAAGCAGCCTTTTCCCGTTCTTTCCACATAGGCCATCTTGAAGATAATGGGACATAATTGCTTACGAAATTACATTTAAACAAAGGCGCCCAATGGTGCACCTGTTGCACAGGGAATATAATTCCCGTACTGGTTTCAGCCTTGTCTGTCCCATATTTTAACCGGTTTAATAGGTCAAGAAAGACCTGTTATATTTTAAGGAGATCTATGAAGGGCAATATTTTTACCAGCATTCTGAGGTCAGTCAAATAaccacacacatactcacaccaGTCAGCACCGATGACCTGATTGGTTGTTTTTCCCACATCACCTAGAGGGGGATAATTTGAGAGAGTGTGCTGCTTGTGTCATCATCTTACACTGTTATAAATACTGGCACCCACCCACCTATGcaaacagggagggggggtttgtTTCAGTCAAAAAAACAGTCAAAGCTTTGCAAGCCAAATGAAACCCAGTTTCTCGTCTTGCTTCTTATTTGTGATCTTGTGAACTTGTGACACAAACttagattttttcccccttttcacaGTTTCTGTGCAGGTGCACCTATGTCCTGGCTTCTGGCGCTCCTGGTGCAGCGGCCCCGCTCACCCGcctcgctgctgcttctgtgtgtcaTGGGAGCGCGGGCAGGGCTGGATGTGACGGGCGCGATGCTGTGCTCGCACTGGGGTCAGAGGAGCGACAGGAACCTCTCTGCAGATGGGGATGTGATGATCGGTGGACTTTTCAACCTGTACTATATTCCTTCAGCTGTACAGCAGGAATACACTCAGCTGCCACATTATGAACGATGCTCCAGGTAGTTTAATTCCAATGTTCTTTTAGAATTGTGTGTCACAATACTAcagtgtgtttttcctttttcctttattgGTTTCAGTCTGGACATAGAATCTTTGAAATATATGTACACCATGGTATTTGCTGTGGAGGAAATCAATCGTGATGACAGCTTGTTGCCTGGGGTGAGACTGGGATACCGTATACGTGATAGCTGTTTCAGGTACCCCTGGGCACTGGATGGCGCGCTGTCACTGGTGACAGGAGACTCCAACAGTTGCAACGTGGCAGCCTCGTCAACCCGCTCTGCCGgtggaaacactggagcagtAGAAGGTAAGAGCTGGCTGAAACTAAGGAATAGAATGAGATTAATGGAGGAGATGTTAAAGGTTTTCTCATGCAATCAGCAGGCGAGAAAGTTGTTCCTCTAATCATCGGCGCTGCTTCCTCAACAACAGGCATCATGCTGTCCAGCATCCTCCAGTCCCTCTCAGTGCCAATTGTGAGtatttcatgtttaaaaagcaaataGAGATACTTGTGTGGAAGTCAACAAtatttttctttgtctcctcctcctcagattaGCTACTTGGCTAGCTGCCCTTGTCTTAGTGACCGGGCAAAGTTTCCTACCTTTTTCAGAACTATTCCCAGTGATATTTACCAAGCCCGGGCCATGGCACAACTGGCCATTCGCTTTCGCTGGACGTGGCTTGGAGCAGTGGTGGTAAATAATGACTATGGTCAACTGGCAATCCAGGTATGGATGGTGctaatttattaaaaaataagctGAACACTTGCACAGGCAGGAACCCGTTTGCCATTTTAGATCTTCCAGGAAGAAATCCGGGGAAAGGAGATGTGTATGGAATTCATAGAAACTGTCAACAGAGAAACTCTGACCACGGATGCCAGACGAATTGCGCTCACAATTCAAGCTGCTACTGCGAGGGTCATTCTGATATTTTGCTGGTATATAGATGCAAAAGAAATACTTCTTGAACTGGCCAAGAGAAATGTAAGTGAATCAcatagaaaaacattttttctcctAACGTTAAAGTGCTTTTTGTGCCATCCAGATTAATGTCATTGTGCTTTCACTGCAGATTACTGGTAGACAGTTTCTGGCCAGTGAGGCCTTGAGCACCAGTGAGGAACTTCTCCAAGAACTCGCCATCGCCGAAGTGGCGAACGGTGTTCTTGGAGTGGCCATTCAGAGTTCCACCATACCTGGATTTGAACATTTTCTCAGGAGTTTGAACCCAGTTCAGCGCCCCGATGACGAATTCATAAAAGACTTCTGGGAAATGGAGTTTAAATGCAGTCCAGTACTTCAACTTTTacattcatgtgtgtttgtatttctcTTTGACAAAGGTCTGACCATGAAAggtgttttatttccttcaaAGGGGTCCACGAGGAAGGCTTCCCTGCCCCCTTGCAGTGGTGCAGAGTCCCTGGTTGAGATGGAGCATCCTTTCACCGATACCTCAAAGCTAAGAGTGGCACACAATGTCTACCTTGCAGTTTACGCTGCAGCCCACGCCCTCCACAGCCTTCTCTCCTGCCCCGGACAAGACAGCCCTCCCGGAAAGTCCAATTGCTCCTCTCCAAATCACATTCGACCCATAGATGTAAATAGATTTTCCGCACATCTTTAAGGTGGGTTTTACTGACATGCTAATAACGCTACTATTACTCCCCTCTTCTCATGTCATGTTTTCAGGTACTGCAGCACTTGAACAGAGTGAATTTCAGCACACCACGTGGGgaaaccttttattttcaagGCAGCGACATGACAGCAAGGTACGACCTTGTCAACTGGCAGAAAACCCCCAATGGGCCACTTAAGCTCGTCCTGGTGGTCGTGTGGATGGATTTGACCTGATCCTGAATGAGTCAGCCATTCAGTGGAGCACAGGCCTGAACCAGGTAGTTGGATCAAATGACTTTAGCGACgaaatcttttttaaatgtaattatgaGAGAGCGGTTTATTGTCTAGGTGCCTGTGTCAGTGTGCAGTGAGAGCTGCCCCCCCGGCACCAGAAAGGCCAACAGGAAGGGAaaggctctctgctgcttcgACTGTATCCCCTGTGCTGACGGCGAGATTAGCAACACAAGCGGTGAGGGAAATAttacagcagcttctttctgttCTGAACTTTGGGGGTTTGAACGTCTGACTGTCACTGTTTAG encodes:
- the plch1 gene encoding 1-phosphatidylinositol 4,5-bisphosphate phosphodiesterase eta-1, with the translated sequence MAELEVCRNLSLEKVERCMCVMQSGTQMVKLKAGSKGLVRLFYLDEHRSCIRWKPSRKSEKAKITIDSLYKVTEGSQSDVFHRHGDSSFDPACCFTVYHGNHMESLDLVASNAEEARTWVTGLRYLMAGISDEDSLAKRQRTHDQWLKQTFEEADKNGDGFLNIEEIYQLLHKLNVNLPRRKVKQMFQEADTDDQQGTLTYEEFSVFYKMMSLRRDLFLLMMAYSDRKDHLTVEELANFLRNEQKMTNVTPEYVTEIIQKFEVADENKQKGVMGIEGFTNFMRSPACDIFNPLHNEVNQDMEQPLCSYFIASSHNTYLTGDQLLSHSKTDMYAWVLQSGCRCVEVDCWDGPDGEPMVQHGYTLTSKIPFKFVIETINKYAFVNNQYPVILSIENHCTIQQQKKIAQYLREIFGDKLDVGDVLNGDSKTLPSPNSLKGKILIKGKRLPAYLSADAEEGEVSDDDSADEIEDDFKLKSSNGNGHHQVESHIRNKLDSLLKESRIGDKEDTDSFSIRALLRATHQGLQKNLRQSSKGVLKKSQSRSFITTLKEKRHSKSRLTCQNVEKEDDAQERSGREAGGQFNRGGRKRKTMKLSRDLSNLVVFTNSVASQECLNEGSPADVLSFSETRAQSLVNHRAEQFLAFNQRQLSRIYPSAYRIDSSNFNPQFYWNVGCQLVALNYQTEGRMMQLNRAKFMVNGGIGYVLKPPPMCKGSFNPFSDDPLPACPKKQLILKIISGQQLPKPPDSMLGDRGEIIDPFVEVEIIGLPVDCCKEQTRVVDDNGFNPVWEETLSFTLHMAEVVLVRFLVWDHDPIGRDFIGQRTVAFSSLMPGYRHVYLEGLTEASIFVHVSVHDVYGKWSPLVLNPSYTIMHFLGSNKGHQLRGIRGLFNRSSKSSIETNSGGLRKRSISDHLLRRTASAPAKGRKKTKMALSESVASISEQKNGTDTLMGDEGTSVRVGGVEKPLQPRAPLTHRPISMPLDRLLQGQLSICSPEKEPRDLGADAVIGGCPFNMPRSSSLDPFIESSFSVKPNTSSPCKVLVQEKKDTGQSAETSYLVIGGRETSKEHDYVNYQGEDKDLDKSKILSTGTEKSCFVSPVINFPMRSDKPETLSSSTTFTVALSVASSSSSGPPPVSPRSPLSMDHDLKCPSSLHDSNISRLIDAVSLSNELESNGSISALIGQFESPVNQSNLTTMSHKTPLCLKSVQDLSSPLRTNAAPTNEIALNSPHQANNMKPGLISQADGPTCALFSSPETAELEEVYTILDEEVLLPISAYSQSKSPIQVQAHTVDSTPSKILGLSPAKAVHSIDKDHTLGWNDMQHKRGGSEKIEEMEERVYEEVFDPPAPVRNIEWYSSKKYTNTSANRDSFQFLQDSAVNSFSEVELNVDEDPYGITSLSHESRWQELLSPTKRLVVYQNQESTPNHAKQKQPSSYCDYQQRCLSHASNVALSPIPSPKTHQLSNNHQHHNNFHPSPFHRTANVRSPNPSLFHSKNYPALQRDSESPRNGRDFNTSCTQQRSYEARPYQDWSGYKQKEQEQLRYFKNGLSSSESLAQNNARDSGPYSPPLDAVYSHVDYDCFTPKMEFPPNPQPHCQSWTQLPTPKQSWDQKVSINNQAQPDSTVSLQSNVGANSGSCITDSAGPNTCKSKSLGDLTSEDISCNFQSKYRIISRSFITHQMRKQRARTALGEGTYQSQSCDPLTEQLRKLVSLEGEDRDSDIPQEQPLHQAANPSWSHPQSTGEPPAVPRDPDDSPPPLTRRLSSRSQSRVRHINSRARERQQEALKPRTGAAINGSSGIGGVVLRNKPTSQYSLANRHSTGSYIAGYFGQLEDRGLPEGACTSLHHRNGDSYGDLCYTGDSLPPADSIHSASEPEVYFLLRL
- the LOC130535322 gene encoding extracellular calcium-sensing receptor-like, yielding MSWLLALLVQRPRSPASLLLLCVMGARAGLDVTGAMLCSHWGQRSDRNLSADGDVMIGGLFNLYYIPSAVQQEYTQLPHYERCSSLDIESLKYMYTMVFAVEEINRDDSLLPGVRLGYRIRDSCFRYPWALDGALSLVTGDSNSCNVAASSTRSAGGNTGAVEGEKVVPLIIGAASSTTGIMLSSILQSLSVPIISYLASCPCLSDRAKFPTFFRTIPSDIYQARAMAQLAIRFRWTWLGAVVVNNDYGQLAIQIFQEEIRGKEMCMEFIETVNRETLTTDARRIALTIQAATARVILIFCWYIDAKEILLELAKRNITGRQFLASEALSTSEELLQELAIAEVANGV